In Mariluticola halotolerans, one DNA window encodes the following:
- a CDS encoding response regulator transcription factor, translated as MNDMVPEGDIVLVVDDSPEALGFLTNAMEASGVTVLVARSGEAALGVADKVTPDIILMDAVMPGLDGFETCRRLKSMARVAHVPVIFMTGLTETEHVVHALESGGVDYLTKPINIDELSARIRVHLANARSAQSARVALDAAGRHLMATAQNGVVHWSTPQATRLLNARGEAGDVAAAVSARIADWMSAQSGLRAIAGESFALDPDDAASLQLVCLGAIGPDEYLFRLVLSGGENPDEILRQHFGLTLRESEVLLWIARGKSNRDIGEILGLSPRTVNKHLEQVYAKLGVENRASAAIKATHVLHSPLDG; from the coding sequence ATGAATGACATGGTGCCGGAGGGCGACATTGTGCTGGTGGTGGACGACTCCCCCGAGGCTTTGGGTTTTTTGACCAATGCGATGGAAGCGTCGGGGGTTACTGTTCTGGTGGCCCGCAGTGGTGAGGCGGCGTTGGGTGTGGCCGACAAGGTAACGCCCGATATTATCCTCATGGATGCTGTCATGCCGGGGCTGGACGGGTTTGAAACCTGCCGCCGTCTCAAAAGCATGGCGCGGGTTGCGCATGTGCCGGTGATTTTCATGACCGGGCTCACTGAGACCGAACATGTGGTGCACGCGCTTGAATCTGGTGGGGTCGACTATCTGACCAAGCCCATCAATATCGATGAACTGAGCGCGCGGATAAGGGTGCATTTGGCCAATGCCCGCTCGGCCCAGAGTGCCCGTGTGGCACTCGATGCAGCGGGCCGTCATTTGATGGCAACCGCACAGAATGGTGTGGTGCACTGGTCAACGCCACAAGCGACGCGGTTACTCAATGCAAGGGGGGAGGCCGGTGATGTGGCTGCGGCAGTGTCAGCGCGGATCGCGGACTGGATGTCTGCGCAGTCCGGTCTCCGCGCCATTGCCGGTGAGAGCTTTGCTCTCGATCCTGACGATGCAGCCAGTTTGCAACTGGTCTGTCTTGGGGCCATCGGCCCCGATGAATATCTGTTCCGGCTGGTCCTGTCGGGCGGGGAGAACCCGGATGAAATCCTGCGCCAGCATTTCGGCCTGACATTGCGGGAAAGCGAAGTGCTCTTGTGGATTGCGCGTGGCAAATCCAATCGGGATATCGGTGAAATCCTTGGCCTCAGCCCCCGGACGGTCAACAAGCATCTCGAACAGGTCTATGCAAAGCTTGGGGTGGAGAACCGCGCCTCGGCAGCGATCAAGGCGACGCATGTGCTGCATTCGCCGCTGGATGGTTAG
- the ald gene encoding alanine dehydrogenase produces MLIGVPKEIKNHEYRVGLTPESAEELVAAGHKVLIETGAGEGIGAEDDAYKAIGAQIAATPAEIFERAEMIVKVKEPQAAERAMLREGQILFTYLHLAPDPEQTRDLIDSGAICIAYETVTDTTGGLPLLKPMSQVAGRMSVQAGATALEKAHGGRGVLLGGVPGVQPGKVVIIGGGVVGFNAAQMAVGMHADVTILDRNPLALERLENHFESSAKVLYSTKAALAEQVAAADLVIGAVLVPGAAAPKLVSRDMLSTMKQGAVLVDVAIDQGGCFETSHATTHAEPTYVVDGVVHYCVANMPGGVARTSTYALNNVTLPHALRLANLGWQEALKADPHLLNGLNVCKGQITCKPVAEVQGHAYVPAATAIA; encoded by the coding sequence ATGCTTATCGGCGTACCAAAAGAAATCAAGAATCACGAATATCGTGTTGGCCTGACCCCGGAAAGCGCCGAAGAACTTGTAGCGGCCGGGCACAAAGTACTCATTGAAACCGGTGCTGGCGAAGGCATCGGCGCCGAGGATGATGCCTATAAGGCAATCGGCGCACAGATCGCTGCAACCCCCGCCGAGATTTTCGAACGTGCGGAGATGATCGTCAAGGTCAAGGAACCCCAGGCCGCTGAACGCGCCATGCTGCGCGAAGGGCAAATCCTGTTCACCTATCTGCACCTCGCACCCGATCCCGAGCAGACAAGGGATCTCATCGATTCCGGCGCGATCTGCATCGCTTATGAAACCGTCACCGACACTACAGGCGGCCTGCCGCTGCTCAAGCCGATGAGCCAGGTGGCCGGGCGCATGTCGGTGCAGGCCGGCGCCACCGCGCTTGAAAAGGCCCATGGCGGCCGCGGTGTCCTGTTGGGCGGCGTGCCCGGCGTGCAACCCGGCAAGGTTGTCATCATCGGTGGCGGGGTCGTTGGTTTCAATGCCGCGCAAATGGCCGTGGGCATGCATGCCGATGTCACTATTCTCGACCGGAATCCGCTCGCCCTTGAGCGGCTGGAAAACCACTTCGAGTCGAGCGCCAAAGTGCTCTATTCCACCAAGGCGGCACTTGCCGAACAGGTGGCTGCGGCCGATTTGGTGATCGGGGCGGTTCTGGTGCCCGGCGCAGCCGCACCCAAGCTCGTCTCCCGCGACATGCTGTCGACCATGAAACAGGGCGCCGTGCTTGTGGATGTCGCTATTGATCAGGGTGGTTGCTTTGAAACCTCCCATGCCACAACCCATGCCGAACCAACCTATGTCGTTGATGGTGTGGTCCATTACTGCGTGGCCAACATGCCCGGCGGCGTTGCCCGCACTTCCACCTACGCCCTCAACAATGTAACCCTGCCCCATGCCCTGCGCCTGGCCAATCTGGGTTGGCAGGAAGCGTTGAAGGCAGATCCGCATCTGCTCAACGGCCTCAATGTCTGCAAGGGACAGATTACCTGCAAACCGGTCGCCGAAGTTCAGGGGCATGCCTACGTGCCGGCGGCCACGGCTATCGCCTGA
- a CDS encoding Lrp/AsnC family transcriptional regulator, with translation MINRNGRDYIANGAQPITKWASKSITWWICAIIMQIDSIDRKILRALQIDSRKSVQELGDMAGLSASACHRRLKSLEGRGLIGGYRAVLNAEKLGFSMMFFIEVSLSSQSEPTLDAFEAAVQDVPEILECHLMAGQSDYILRIVCRDHDDFERIHRRLIARLPGVARVHSNMSIRTVKARTGLPV, from the coding sequence ATGATTAACCGCAATGGGCGGGATTATATTGCAAATGGCGCGCAACCCATAACAAAGTGGGCATCAAAATCGATAACATGGTGGATTTGCGCAATAATCATGCAGATAGACAGCATCGACCGCAAAATACTTCGCGCGCTTCAGATCGATAGCCGGAAAAGTGTGCAAGAGCTTGGCGACATGGCCGGGCTTTCTGCTTCTGCCTGCCACCGGCGGCTGAAGTCGCTGGAGGGGCGCGGGTTGATTGGTGGTTATCGCGCGGTATTGAACGCCGAGAAGCTTGGATTTTCGATGATGTTTTTCATCGAGGTCAGTCTCTCAAGTCAAAGTGAGCCCACGCTGGATGCATTCGAGGCCGCCGTGCAGGATGTGCCGGAGATTCTTGAGTGTCATCTGATGGCTGGGCAATCTGATTATATCCTGCGGATTGTCTGCCGGGATCATGATGATTTTGAACGGATACACCGGCGGCTGATTGCCCGCTTGCCGGGGGTCGCCCGGGTGCATTCAAATATGAGCATTCGGACGGTTAAAGCACGGACAGGCCTACCAGTTTAA
- a CDS encoding methyl-accepting chemotaxis protein, which translates to MSTDTGVKEVRTGRAFRISFLLPVALIGLAMLGSISVGVIGFVSAKAGLEDASQRELGLLAHSREDVLNLRLHSVVSDIDNVAASGSARTALKDLSIVFTQLSSDLPAIREFFQSPATPEERAALLGEGSKTMYAFRHQEMHASLAAVWRNGGYGDVYVITPDGDVIYSVSKSADFLLNVNGPELKNTGLAQSVAAVSAAPGEPVVSAFEAYALNGDVPGVFVTKAIVDDEGAISGYAAIRLDVGFFDSIVGGREGLGETGQTYIIDEKGIVLSNKPLAASATALSESVDSPVILKAASEGVPGSTTITGDSGVESFAVANPVSFLQAKWAIVAERSVGESLAAVNAMGGGMVLGTVVVVALSSLIGIGFARTITVPVARLTKTMRTLADGEYDIEIPGMEKNNELGEMARTVEVFRENGIRVNSMTEEEKAASQQRQVERTQMMQELQRAFGEVVDAAVAGDFSKRVDAEFPDAELNNLAGSVNNLVATVDRGVGETGYVLSALAETDLTQRVKGDYEGAFAKLKNDTNAVADKLTEIVGQLRDTSGALKTATGEILSGANDLSERTTKQAATIEETSAAMEQLANTVRQNAQQADEAASKSQSVSQTAEQGGEVMGRANEAMERITSSSAKISNIIGMIDDIAFQTNLLALNASVEAARAGEAGKGFAVVAVEVRRLAQSAADASSEVKALIEQSAGEVKGGSALVAEAAEKLAMMLSGIQENSALMAGIAEDSKAQAASIDEVNAAVRLMDEMTQHNAALVEETNAAIEQTEAQASELDRIVEVFRLEGGGQSEAYAPAQPEPKGLGSKMAQAAKSYLSKGSAALKQEWSEF; encoded by the coding sequence ATGTCGACTGATACGGGTGTGAAGGAAGTTCGCACGGGACGCGCATTCCGCATTTCATTTCTTTTGCCGGTTGCCTTGATTGGCCTGGCTATGCTCGGTTCTATCTCGGTTGGCGTTATCGGCTTCGTGTCCGCCAAGGCCGGGCTTGAAGATGCCAGCCAGCGAGAGCTGGGATTGTTGGCGCATTCGCGCGAAGATGTCCTGAACTTGCGTCTGCACAGTGTTGTTTCTGACATCGACAATGTGGCTGCCAGTGGTAGCGCACGCACTGCCCTTAAAGACCTGAGCATTGTATTTACGCAGCTTTCGTCCGACTTGCCGGCTATTCGCGAGTTTTTCCAGTCACCCGCAACCCCCGAAGAGCGTGCAGCGCTGCTCGGCGAGGGCAGCAAAACAATGTATGCCTTCCGGCATCAGGAAATGCATGCGTCGCTGGCCGCGGTCTGGCGCAATGGTGGTTATGGTGATGTCTATGTCATCACTCCGGATGGCGACGTAATCTATTCCGTCAGCAAGTCTGCCGATTTCCTGCTTAACGTGAATGGGCCTGAATTGAAAAATACCGGGTTGGCCCAAAGTGTTGCAGCCGTATCTGCTGCGCCCGGCGAGCCGGTGGTCAGTGCGTTTGAAGCCTATGCACTCAACGGCGATGTGCCGGGTGTCTTTGTAACAAAGGCGATTGTGGATGATGAAGGCGCCATTTCCGGCTATGCGGCGATCCGTCTCGACGTTGGGTTCTTTGATTCCATCGTTGGCGGGCGTGAGGGGCTTGGGGAAACCGGCCAGACCTATATTATCGACGAAAAAGGTATTGTGCTGAGCAATAAACCTTTGGCAGCCTCGGCTACAGCCTTGAGCGAGAGCGTTGATAGTCCTGTCATCTTGAAGGCAGCGAGTGAGGGCGTGCCGGGCTCCACGACAATAACGGGCGATTCCGGCGTCGAGAGTTTTGCTGTCGCCAATCCCGTTTCATTCCTGCAGGCCAAATGGGCAATTGTCGCCGAACGGTCTGTCGGTGAAAGCCTTGCTGCAGTGAATGCGATGGGCGGCGGAATGGTGCTGGGCACCGTTGTTGTCGTTGCCTTGTCGTCCCTTATCGGTATTGGCTTTGCGCGCACCATCACTGTGCCGGTTGCCCGACTGACCAAAACCATGCGGACACTGGCTGATGGCGAGTATGACATTGAAATTCCCGGCATGGAGAAGAACAACGAGCTGGGTGAAATGGCCCGCACAGTTGAAGTTTTCCGGGAGAACGGTATCCGGGTCAATTCAATGACCGAGGAAGAGAAAGCGGCTTCGCAGCAGCGGCAGGTTGAGCGCACGCAGATGATGCAGGAATTGCAGCGGGCGTTTGGCGAAGTGGTTGATGCGGCGGTGGCCGGTGATTTCTCAAAACGGGTCGATGCGGAATTCCCGGATGCGGAACTCAATAATCTGGCCGGATCGGTGAATAACCTGGTCGCGACAGTGGATCGCGGCGTGGGCGAGACCGGCTATGTGCTCAGCGCGCTGGCGGAAACCGACCTGACCCAGCGGGTGAAGGGCGATTATGAAGGCGCGTTTGCCAAGCTGAAGAATGACACCAATGCGGTGGCGGACAAGCTGACCGAGATTGTGGGGCAATTGCGCGATACCTCGGGGGCGCTGAAAACGGCGACCGGGGAAATCCTTTCCGGGGCCAATGACCTGTCGGAGCGGACCACCAAACAGGCGGCGACGATTGAAGAGACCTCGGCGGCGATGGAGCAATTGGCCAATACGGTGCGCCAGAATGCGCAGCAGGCTGATGAGGCGGCGAGCAAATCGCAATCTGTCAGCCAGACGGCTGAGCAGGGCGGCGAGGTGATGGGCCGGGCCAATGAGGCGATGGAACGGATTACCTCTTCAAGCGCCAAGATCTCGAACATTATCGGCATGATCGATGACATTGCCTTCCAGACCAATCTTTTGGCCCTGAACGCCTCGGTTGAGGCGGCGCGGGCCGGTGAGGCGGGCAAGGGCTTTGCGGTTGTGGCCGTGGAAGTGCGGCGGCTGGCGCAATCGGCGGCGGATGCGTCGTCCGAGGTGAAGGCCTTGATCGAGCAGAGCGCTGGCGAGGTGAAGGGCGGTTCGGCCCTTGTGGCGGAAGCGGCCGAGAAGCTGGCGATGATGCTGTCGGGTATTCAGGAGAATTCCGCATTGATGGCAGGGATTGCTGAGGATTCCAAGGCGCAGGCGGCCTCGATTGACGAGGTCAATGCCGCAGTCCGGCTGATGGACGAGATGACCCAGCACAATGCGGCCCTCGTTGAGGAAACCAATGCCGCTATCGAGCAGACGGAAGCGCAGGCCTCCGAACTCGATCGGATCGTGGAAGTGTTCCGGCTTGAGGGTGGTGGTCAATCCGAGGCATATGCACCCGCGCAGCCGGAACCCAAGGGGCTGGGCAGCAAGATGGCGCAAGCCGCCAAAAGCTATCTCAGCAAGGGTAGTGCTGCGTTGAAACAGGAATGGTCGGAATTCTGA
- the ettA gene encoding energy-dependent translational throttle protein EttA: MARQFIYHMQNLSKAYNGGKKVLDGVNLSFYPDAKIGVLGPNGAGKSTLLKVMAGLETEFTGEAWAADGAKIGYLAQEPQLDPSLDVRGNVMLGVKEKQAILDRYNELMMNYSDETADEASQLQDQIDADDLWDLDSKVDMAMAALGCPAPDSPVDNLSGGEKRRVALCQLLLSKPDLLLLDEPTNHLDAETTGWLEKHLREFPGAVLIITHDRYFLDNVTGWILEMDRGRGIPYEGNYSAYLDQKAKRYAQEQREDESRLKVLEREKEWMGMSPQARQTKSKARIKAYDELVKINEARTMSSSAQIIIPAGERLGQNVIDVEGLSKSFGDKLLIDNLSFKLPAGGIVGIIGPNGAGKTTLFKMITGQEKPDSGSITVGDSVHLGYVDQSRDALDASKTVWEEISEGNEVLMLGKREMNSRAYTSAFNFKGGDQQQKVGNLSGGQRNRVHLAKMLKSGANVLLLDEPTNDLDTETLAALEEALEEFAGCAVIISHDRMFLDRLATHILAFEGNSHVEWFEGNFEDYEKDKIRRLGADAVNPKRVSYKPLTR, translated from the coding sequence ATGGCTCGCCAGTTCATCTATCACATGCAGAACCTCTCCAAGGCCTATAATGGCGGCAAAAAGGTTCTGGATGGCGTCAATCTAAGTTTCTATCCCGATGCCAAGATCGGCGTGCTCGGCCCAAACGGCGCCGGTAAATCGACACTGCTGAAAGTCATGGCCGGGTTGGAGACCGAATTCACCGGCGAGGCCTGGGCTGCCGATGGTGCCAAGATCGGCTATCTGGCGCAGGAGCCGCAGCTGGACCCCTCGCTGGACGTGCGCGGCAATGTGATGCTCGGGGTCAAGGAAAAGCAGGCCATCCTCGATCGCTATAACGAATTGATGATGAACTATTCCGACGAGACGGCAGATGAAGCCTCCCAGCTTCAGGACCAGATCGATGCCGATGATCTTTGGGATCTCGATTCCAAAGTCGACATGGCCATGGCGGCCCTTGGCTGCCCCGCGCCGGATTCGCCCGTTGATAATCTTTCGGGCGGTGAAAAGCGCCGCGTGGCCCTTTGCCAGCTTTTGCTGAGCAAGCCCGACCTGCTGCTGCTTGACGAACCGACCAACCATCTTGATGCGGAAACCACCGGCTGGCTGGAAAAGCATTTGCGCGAATTCCCCGGCGCGGTGCTGATCATCACCCATGACCGCTATTTCCTCGACAATGTAACCGGCTGGATTCTGGAAATGGATCGCGGCCGTGGCATTCCCTATGAGGGCAATTATTCCGCCTATCTGGACCAGAAAGCCAAGCGTTATGCCCAGGAGCAGCGCGAGGACGAATCCCGGTTGAAAGTGCTGGAGCGGGAAAAAGAATGGATGGGCATGAGCCCGCAGGCCCGCCAAACCAAATCCAAGGCGCGTATCAAGGCCTATGACGAACTGGTCAAGATCAATGAAGCGCGCACCATGTCCTCCAGCGCGCAGATCATTATTCCCGCCGGCGAACGGCTGGGGCAGAATGTCATCGATGTGGAAGGTCTCTCCAAGAGCTTTGGCGACAAGCTGCTGATCGATAATCTCAGCTTCAAGCTGCCCGCAGGCGGCATTGTGGGCATTATCGGGCCGAACGGCGCAGGCAAGACCACATTGTTCAAGATGATCACCGGGCAGGAAAAGCCTGATTCCGGGTCGATCACTGTCGGTGACAGCGTGCATCTTGGCTATGTCGACCAGAGCCGCGATGCGCTGGATGCCTCAAAGACCGTCTGGGAAGAAATTTCCGAGGGCAATGAAGTCCTTATGCTGGGCAAGCGCGAAATGAACAGCCGCGCCTATACCTCGGCTTTCAACTTCAAGGGCGGCGACCAGCAGCAAAAGGTTGGCAATCTCTCAGGCGGACAGCGTAACCGCGTCCATCTGGCCAAGATGCTGAAATCCGGTGCCAATGTGCTGCTGCTCGATGAGCCGACCAATGATCTCGACACCGAAACCCTGGCCGCTTTGGAAGAGGCGCTGGAAGAATTCGCCGGTTGCGCCGTGATCATCAGCCATGACCGCATGTTCCTCGACCGTCTGGCCACCCACATCCTCGCCTTTGAAGGCAATAGCCATGTGGAATGGTTCGAGGGGAACTTTGAGGACTACGAAAAAGACAAGATCCGGCGCCTGGGTGCCGACGCGGTCAACCCGAAACGGGTGAGCTACAAACCGCTGACGCGCTAG
- a CDS encoding NAD(P)-binding domain-containing protein translates to MPQPLPAPGKTSAPVRVALKTDIVVIGAGQAGLSAAYHLQRQGLKPGKDFRILDQSPEPGGAWQFRWPSLTLSTVNRIHDLPGMAFSDSLETDAPLVPAREAVPTYFAAYERAFGLAVLRPARVSAVADRGQRLRVETSRGAFSTRGLINATGTWEKPFIPVYPGAETFRGKTLHTKDYHSASDFAGQHVVIVGGGISAIQLLDEISRVTTTTWVTRRPPAFRSGPFDEDWGRKAVAIVDERVRKGLEPNSVVSVTGLPVTPAIEAMRARGVLERQEMFAEITETGVRWADGREQRADVILWCTGFRGALDHLAPLNLREPTGGITVTGRLATQVAKDPRIHLVGYGPSASTIGANRAGAAAARELMDTLGLGENVGV, encoded by the coding sequence ATGCCCCAGCCCCTGCCCGCACCCGGCAAAACGTCAGCCCCCGTGCGGGTGGCCCTGAAAACAGACATCGTGGTGATTGGTGCAGGCCAGGCCGGGCTTTCCGCCGCCTATCACTTGCAACGGCAAGGCCTCAAACCGGGCAAGGACTTCCGCATTCTTGACCAGTCCCCGGAACCCGGCGGGGCATGGCAGTTCCGCTGGCCCTCTCTCACCCTCAGCACCGTCAACCGCATTCACGACCTACCGGGCATGGCCTTTAGCGATAGTCTTGAAACCGACGCGCCGCTCGTGCCCGCCCGCGAGGCTGTTCCAACTTATTTCGCCGCCTATGAACGCGCGTTTGGTCTCGCCGTTCTGCGCCCGGCCCGTGTCAGCGCGGTCGCGGACCGGGGCCAGCGGCTGCGGGTTGAAACCAGCCGGGGGGCATTTTCCACCCGCGGCCTCATCAATGCGACCGGCACCTGGGAGAAACCCTTTATTCCCGTTTATCCCGGCGCGGAAACGTTTCGTGGCAAGACACTGCACACAAAAGACTATCATTCAGCCAGCGACTTTGCTGGCCAGCATGTCGTGATCGTTGGCGGCGGCATCTCGGCCATCCAGTTGCTCGACGAAATATCCCGCGTCACCACCACGACCTGGGTCACGCGCCGCCCCCCGGCATTTCGCAGTGGCCCGTTCGATGAAGACTGGGGCCGCAAGGCGGTCGCCATAGTCGACGAACGGGTGCGAAAGGGGCTGGAACCCAATTCCGTCGTCTCGGTCACCGGCCTCCCCGTCACCCCCGCTATTGAAGCCATGCGCGCCCGGGGCGTCCTCGAACGGCAGGAAATGTTCGCCGAAATCACCGAAACCGGCGTCCGCTGGGCCGATGGCCGCGAACAACGAGCCGATGTCATCCTCTGGTGCACCGGGTTTCGCGGTGCCCTCGATCACCTCGCGCCTCTCAACCTGCGCGAACCCACCGGCGGCATCACCGTGACGGGGCGGCTGGCAACCCAGGTCGCCAAGGACCCGCGCATTCACCTCGTCGGCTACGGCCCCTCAGCCTCCACCATAGGCGCCAACCGCGCCGGTGCCGCTGCCGCGCGGGAATTGATGGACACGTTGGGACTGGGGGAGAATGTGGGGGTGTGA
- a CDS encoding alpha/beta fold hydrolase: MELDTFEIELDGATLTGVELGEGVPVVFLHAGVCDHRMWHKQMELVADAGCHAIAYDRRGFGDTVAEDVPFSHLEDLEEILDAMDVYAAVFVGASMGGGLAIDFALAHPGRVLGLVLAGTSVTGAPYEILESEMPLIMAEEDADERGDLDMLNKVHAHAWLDGPESASGRVGGDARQLFLKMNANALAKPALTQEEARPAAYERVKAVTAPGLLVVGDLDFGYIQARHEYLSEEMPNVFAAALEGVAHLPNLERPDRFDPLLMEFLDALFGGDADEAEDD; this comes from the coding sequence ATGGAACTGGATACATTCGAAATCGAACTTGATGGTGCCACGCTGACCGGCGTGGAACTGGGTGAGGGCGTGCCTGTGGTGTTCTTGCATGCGGGCGTTTGCGACCACCGCATGTGGCACAAGCAGATGGAGCTCGTGGCCGATGCCGGGTGTCACGCGATTGCCTATGACCGGCGTGGTTTCGGCGATACGGTTGCCGAGGATGTGCCGTTCAGTCATCTGGAAGATCTTGAAGAGATTCTGGATGCCATGGATGTTTATGCGGCGGTGTTTGTCGGCGCCTCCATGGGCGGCGGATTGGCGATCGATTTTGCCCTGGCGCATCCGGGGCGGGTTTTGGGGCTGGTGCTGGCCGGTACATCGGTGACCGGCGCGCCATACGAAATTCTCGAAAGTGAAATGCCGCTGATCATGGCGGAGGAAGACGCGGATGAGCGCGGCGATCTCGACATGCTCAACAAGGTGCACGCCCATGCCTGGCTGGACGGGCCGGAAAGCGCAAGCGGCCGGGTTGGCGGGGACGCGCGGCAGTTGTTTCTGAAAATGAACGCCAATGCGCTGGCCAAACCTGCACTGACACAGGAAGAGGCGCGGCCGGCCGCTTATGAGCGGGTGAAGGCGGTCACAGCCCCGGGGCTGCTCGTCGTCGGGGATCTTGATTTCGGCTATATCCAAGCGCGGCACGAGTATCTGTCCGAGGAAATGCCGAACGTGTTTGCAGCAGCGCTGGAGGGCGTTGCGCATTTGCCAAATCTGGAGCGGCCAGATCGTTTTGATCCATTGTTGATGGAGTTTCTGGACGCGTTGTTTGGCGGTGACGCTGATGAGGCTGAAGACGATTGA
- a CDS encoding LytTR family DNA-binding domain-containing protein, whose protein sequence is MDGKLDLLASNLCENTKQYLRQYRSKFRENHAMHFTIREKTYAISLRHVALVFALILILTATGPFGTYSSFDLWKRLGYWGTAVATVGVCGHLIGWYCHHSPRFRALHPLLISLVSAAIATVPGTLIIFQIEMVWRQIDYSQVAVQEVATGVFVINLIATIIRFGTWRPEYQTRKTPPSLTEHVFFENLPKNLRSELISLTMRDHYIECVTGNGSKLLLMRFVDAMRQLSDYPGLQIHRSHWVAANTIVGIKREGSRYMATLTDGRKLPVSRTHLDAARKAIISKK, encoded by the coding sequence ATGGATGGCAAACTTGACCTGCTGGCTAGCAATCTTTGCGAAAATACGAAACAATACCTACGCCAATACCGCAGCAAATTTCGCGAAAACCACGCCATGCATTTCACGATACGTGAAAAGACATATGCAATTTCACTTAGACACGTCGCTCTTGTCTTCGCGTTGATATTGATTCTAACGGCCACAGGGCCTTTCGGAACCTACTCAAGTTTCGATTTATGGAAACGTCTCGGCTACTGGGGCACAGCCGTAGCTACTGTTGGCGTTTGCGGCCACTTGATTGGCTGGTATTGCCACCATTCCCCGCGTTTTCGCGCTCTGCATCCGTTGTTGATATCACTCGTCAGCGCCGCTATTGCCACTGTCCCGGGCACCCTGATCATCTTTCAGATTGAAATGGTTTGGCGTCAAATTGACTATAGTCAGGTCGCCGTTCAGGAGGTGGCAACAGGGGTATTCGTAATCAACCTGATCGCGACCATCATACGATTCGGCACGTGGCGCCCCGAGTATCAGACCAGGAAGACCCCACCTAGCCTTACAGAACATGTTTTTTTCGAAAATCTCCCCAAAAATCTGCGCTCTGAACTGATCTCACTGACAATGCGTGATCACTACATCGAATGCGTTACGGGCAATGGCAGCAAACTGCTGCTAATGCGTTTCGTCGATGCAATGCGCCAATTGTCAGATTACCCTGGCCTTCAAATTCACCGCTCGCACTGGGTCGCAGCCAATACGATCGTTGGAATCAAGCGCGAGGGTTCACGCTATATGGCCACCCTTACCGACGGCCGCAAACTCCCCGTCAGCCGAACCCATCTTGATGCTGCTCGCAAGGCCATCATCAGCAAAAAATGA
- a CDS encoding host attachment protein produces the protein MKPIVTWILIADGARARVVEHTGPGKGLTEVPGLKFSDERMRAGEIMADRPGRSFSSSGHGRSAMEPQTDPVDKREADFVAGVAEIIAENNTAKKFDRLIIAAAPQALGDLRKAMTPQIQETIIAEIPKDLTRIPNNELGKHFEQVLAV, from the coding sequence ATGAAGCCGATTGTGACATGGATTCTCATCGCTGATGGTGCCCGCGCCCGGGTAGTTGAGCATACCGGACCCGGAAAGGGCCTTACAGAAGTGCCGGGCCTCAAGTTCTCCGACGAACGCATGCGTGCAGGCGAAATCATGGCCGACCGACCTGGACGCTCTTTCTCATCATCCGGGCACGGCCGTAGCGCCATGGAGCCGCAAACCGATCCCGTCGACAAGCGCGAGGCAGATTTTGTTGCAGGCGTTGCTGAAATCATCGCCGAGAATAATACCGCCAAGAAATTCGACAGGTTGATCATCGCCGCTGCGCCGCAAGCCCTGGGCGATTTGCGCAAGGCCATGACCCCCCAGATACAGGAGACGATCATCGCCGAAATCCCCAAAGACCTGACCCGTATTCCGAACAACGAACTGGGCAAACATTTCGAACAGGTACTGGCCGTTTAG